The following are from one region of the Heptranchias perlo isolate sHepPer1 chromosome 11, sHepPer1.hap1, whole genome shotgun sequence genome:
- the LOC137326895 gene encoding motilin receptor-like — MENISSNDTLPPPFRCDNESCPLFPVPILIPVTIVCIALFIIGVTGNTLTILIIRRCKDMKTTTNLYLSNMAVSDLLIFFCLPFDLYRLWKFKPWLFGNFLCKFYQYINEGCSYATILHITALSIERYLAICFPLKTKVLITKRRVKCVIALLWALALLSAGPFFFLVRVEYDMCTHSEYAVSSGILDIMIWVSTIYFFFPMFCLTFLYGFIGRKLWKSKDKIKGPNAANREKYHKQTVKILVVVVLAFVVCWLPFHVGRKVFSNNSKSGGVDMFHFSQYFNLVCMLLFYLSASINPILYNLMSKKYRTAAHKLLFTRQARPWSFSSTRDTRDDTLGCTETSTSV, encoded by the exons ATGGAGAATATTTCCAGTAATGATACTTTGCCGCCGCCTTTTCGTTGTGATAACGAGTCCTGTCCACTCTTCCCTGTCCCCATCTTGATCCCAGTGACAATCGTCTGTATCGCCCTGTTCATCATCGGGGTCACTGGCAACACGTTGACTATCCTGATCATAAGAAGGTGCAAGGACATGAAGACCACCACCAACCTTTACCTGTCCAACATGGCGGTGTCGGACCTGCTGATCTTCTTCTGCCTGCCTTTCGACCTGTACCGCCTGTGGAAGTTCAAGCCCTGGCTCTTTGGGAACTTCTTGTGCAAGTTTTACCAGTACATCAACGAAGGCTGCAGCTACGCCACCATCCTGCACATCACAGCCCTGAGCATCGAGAGGTACCTGGCCATCTGCTTCCCTCTCAAAACCAAGGTGCTCATCACCAAGCGAAGAGTAAAGTGTGTTATCGCCTTGCTGTGGGCTCTAGCCCTGCTGTCTGCTGGACCCTTCTTCTTCCTGGTAAGAGTGGAATATGACATGTGCACACACTCCGAATACGCCGTCAGCTCAGGGATCTTAGACATCATGATCTGGGTCTCGACCATCTACTTCTTCTTCCCCATGTTCTGCCTCACTTTCCTCTATGGCTTCATAGGAAGGAAACTGTGGAAAAGCAAGGACAAGATCAAGGGTCCGAATGCTGCAAACAGGGAGAAATATCACAAGCAGACAGTCAAGATCTTGG TTGTGGTTGTCTTGGCGTTTGTTGTCTGCTGGTTGCCTTTCCACGTTGGCCGAAAAGTTTTCTCCAACAACTCGAAGAGTGGTGGCGTCGATATGTTCCATTTCAGTCAGTATTTCAACCTCGTCTGCATGCTCCTGTTCTACCTCAGCGCCTCCATCAACCCCATCCTCTACAACCTCATGTCCAAAAAATATAGAACGGCTGCCCACAAACTGCTGTTCACTCGCCAGGCCCGTCCATGGTCCTTCTCCAGCACCAGGGATACCAGGGATGACACTTTAGGTTGTACAGAGACGAGCACCAGCGTCTGA